Sequence from the Bryobacteraceae bacterium genome:
CGATCGCGAATTCGCGCGCCGCGTCGCCCTCCCGGCCGAGCTTGCGGTAAGCCTGCGCTAGCTGGAGATGTGCCTGCGTGAGGTCCGGCCGGTAGCGGATCGCCCGTTCGAACGCCGCAGCCGCAGCCGCGGCGTTTCCGGTCCGAAGGTGAATCTTGCCGGCCAGCGCGTGGGCCGCGGCGAAGTCGTCCTTACGTTCCAGGCTTCGTTGCGCCCATTGCAGCGCGTCGGCCTCCTGGAGTCCGTCTTTCGCCGCGGCGAGGAAGTAGTAGCCGCGATAGTCGCTCGGGTTCGCTTCCACGAATCTCGCCGCCAGCGCCTTCGCCTCGGGGAACTTCGAGCGGATGAGGTACACCGTCGCGAGCGCGTCCACCGCGAGCGGATGCGGCCAGCACGCGGCGAGCGCCCGTTCCGCTTCGTCGTATCGCTGCAGTTCCTTCAACGCCAATCCATGCCCGAGACGCACCGGCAGCGATTCGGGAAACATGCGCGCGGCGTCGGTAAATACGTCCACCGCGGCGGCGGGCGTGTTGCGGCTGAGGAAAACGAACCCGAGTTGCACGTGGGCCGGTTCATAGCGCGGATCCACCTCGAGCGCCGCTTCAGCCTCCGCCACGGCCTTGGCCGGGTCGTTCAGCCCGTCCCACGCCTTCGAAGCCAACACGTGCCAGGCCGGGGAGCGCGAAGGCTCAGCATCGAGCCGCTCAACGGCCTCGCGATACCGGCCCGCATTGAC
This genomic interval carries:
- a CDS encoding tetratricopeptide repeat protein, which codes for MWWLVLIAFADLGSVQSLVNAGRYREAVERLDAEPSRSPAWHVLASKAWDGLNDPAKAVAEAEAALEVDPRYEPAHVQLGFVFLSRNTPAAAVDVFTDAARMFPESLPVRLGHGLALKELQRYDEAERALAACWPHPLAVDALATVYLIRSKFPEAKALAARFVEANPSDYRGYYFLAAAKDGLQEADALQWAQRSLERKDDFAAAHALAGKIHLRTGNAAAAAAAFERAIRYRPDLTQAHLQLAQAYRKLGREGDAAREFAIVRDLKEKEARPKPSLLYHRGGKTQ